Proteins from a single region of Argopecten irradians isolate NY chromosome 7, Ai_NY, whole genome shotgun sequence:
- the LOC138327858 gene encoding protein FAM114A2-like isoform X1, with the protein MSDSEDEFASADEGDGLSENTKSTGKEKSSHSTSKAAKKDEKATEKSAKEGTDSKKGATGKESQKTKQKTNVNKSKPDAGKQTTLTASTKSTDKKKTTDKSQTSKSTAKGSSLPTKGKKKQSGDSSSTMSPSDKAEDVKSDKPEDLTTESNVETLAQTSESGETSIPKPTEETVPVETTSQQINTETAKDTTDTKQKIDNIPSKQSEESSTQTKAEEKKQSSSGWSSWGNWGSSLMTVASHSVSTFTSQVGDGFNTLVDAVETSMGAPTPEELEEMKRKSRDETLAPENTTMDRESLEEDEEGNKKSENKEETKKGDNPEGDQAKGGWFQSLAGQVGDKFNTLMDAVETSMGAPTPEELAEMKRKSKDGSEAPENTAMDRENPEEIEQEGKKEKQENKKKEEKVANPDGGDQGNWFSSWGVSSLTSVVQNTTSMVHNTSNALVTGSLDVLETIGKKTFDVIKDHDPGLRKTKEVLFHRGDKPNLSQILRDAKEDSAKQMEKDKESEEAQKAHFGFMFDEYQGLAHLEALEILANQCEKKVQTLLTSMPEDTLADIKSDLIMIKQVFERNEEDEEDEDPEDQDFVKLVTDNMSSLSLGTDPGKLNRTQEKIRQSITQFSTKEEDDDEPVEPKAVHRIAIQSLAELTSKSVEQFHKAGELILLNQPTDKQCLERATSLSNLTNVLCTEVGILSVKFTSVLNTLAEGKEDSSDINTLVTNVYLEAGNSSTYIQDAFQLLLPCLQEVTIQAALEQKS; encoded by the exons ATGTCTGACTCTGAGGATGAGTTTGCTAGTGCGGATGAAGGAGATGGTTTGTCAGAAAACACAAAGTCAACTGGAAAAGAAAAAAGTTCACATTCAACATCAAAAGCTGCCAAAAAGGACGAAAAAGCTACAGAGAAAAGTGCCAAGGAAGGAACAGACAGCAAGAAAGGTGCAACTGGTAAAGAatcacagaaaacaaaacaaaagacaaatgTGAATAAAAGTAAACCTGATGCTGGAAAGCAAACAACGTTAACAGCATCAACAAAATCCAcagacaaaaagaaaacaacagatAAATCTCAAACTTCAAAGTCAACAGCTAAAGGTTCTAGTTTACCcacaaaaggaaaaaagaaGCAATCAGGAGATTCCTCATCAACAATGAGTCCAAGTGATAAAGCAGAAGATGTTAAAAGTGATAAACCTGAAGACTTAACTACTGAGTCAAATGTTGAAACATTGGCACAGACAAGTGAGTCAGGGGAGACAAGTATCCCCAAACCAACGGAAGAAACTGTTCCAGTGGAAACAACTTCCCAACAAATAAACACAGAAACTGCTAAAGACACAACAGATACGAAACAGAAAATAGATAATATTCCTTCCAAACAGTCAGAGGAATCAAGTACACAAACAAAGGCTGAAGAGAAAAAACAA TCGTCCAGTGGATGGAGTTCCTGGGGTAACTGGGGATCATCCCTGATGACTGTGGCTTCACATTCAGTGTCCACCTTCACCAGCCAAGTTG GAGACGGGTTCAACACACTGGTTGATGCAGTAGAGACCAGTATGGGGGCACCTACCCCAGAGGAGCTGGAGGAAATGAAGAGGAAATCAAGGGACGAAACACTGGCTCCAGAAAACACTACAATGGATAGAGAAA GCTTAGAGGAAGATGAGGAGGGAAATAAAAAGTCTGAAAATAAGGAGGAGACAaagaagggagataatcctgAAGGGGATCAGGCTAAAGGTGGCTGGTTCCAGTCTCTAGCAGGTCAAGTGG GAGATAAGTTTAATACGTTGATGGATGCAGTAGAGACCAGTATGGGGGCACCTACCCCAGAGGAGCTGGCTGAAATGAAGAGGAAATCAAAGGATGGATCTGAGGCACCAGAAAACACTGCAATGGACAGAGAAA ATCCAGAAGAAATTGAACAAgagggaaaaaaagaaaagcaagagaataaaaagaaagaagaaaaagtGGCGAACCCTGATGGAGGAGACCAGGGTAATTGGTTTTCATCCTGGGGTGTGTCCAGCTTGACCTCGGTCGTACAGAATACCACCAGCATGGTACATAACACA AGTAATGCCTTGGTAACAGGAAGTTTGGATGTCCTGGAAACCATCGGTAAAAAGACATTTGATGTCATCAAAGATCATGATCCTGGACTTCGAAAGACAAAGGAAGTGTTGTTTCACAGGGGAGATAAGCCTAATCTGTCCCAGATTCTCCGAGATGCAAAGGAAGATTCAGCCAAGCAAATGGAAAAGGATAAAGAATCGGAAGAGGCACAGAAGGCCCACTTTGGATTTATGTTTGATGAATATCAAG GGCTGGCCCACTTGGAGGCATTGGAAATCCTAGCCAATCAATGTGAGAAGAAGGTTCAAACATTACTGACGTCCATGCCTGAGGACACACTCGCAGACATCAAGTCTGATCTCATCATGATCAAACAGGTGTTTGAGAGGAATGAAGAGGATGAGGAAGATG AAGATCCAGAGGATCAGGATTTTGTAAAGTTGGTCACAGATAATATGTCAAGTCTCAGCCTTGGTACTGACCCTGGTAAACTGAATAGG ACTCAGGAAAAGATCCGTCAGAGTATCACACAGTTTTCTACAAAAGAGGAAGATGACGATGAGCCTGTAGAGCCTAAG GCTGTCCACCGAATAGCTATACAGTCACTCGCTGAACTGACATCAAAGTCTGTGGAACAGTTTCACAAAGCAGGGGAGTTAATCCTGTTAAACCAACCTACAGACAAACAGTGTCTGGAGCGAGCCACCAGTCTATCTAA TCTGACCAATGTGTTGTGTACTGAGGTGGGGATATTGTCTGTAAAGTTTACCTCTGTTCTCAACACCCTGGCT GAGGGCAAGGAGGACAGCAGTGATATCAATACTCTGGTTACTAACGTCTATCTCGAG GCGGGAAACAGTAGCACCTATATACAGGATGCTTTCCAGTTACTGCTGCCTTGTCTTCAGGAGGTCACCATACAGGCTGCCTTAGAGCAGAAATCATAA
- the LOC138327858 gene encoding protein FAM114A2-like isoform X2, translating to MSDSEDEFASADEGDGLSENTKSTGKEKSSHSTSKAAKKDEKATEKSAKEGTDSKKGATGKESQKTKQKTNVNKSKPDAGKQTTLTASTKSTDKKKTTDKSQTSKSTAKGSSLPTKGKKKQSGDSSSTMSPSDKAEDVKSDKPEDLTTESNVETLAQTSESGETSIPKPTEETVPVETTSQQINTETAKDTTDTKQKIDNIPSKQSEESSTQTKAEEKKQSSSGWSSWGNWGSSLMTVASHSVSTFTSQVGDGFNTLVDAVETSMGAPTPEELEEMKRKSRDETLAPENTTMDRESLEEDEEGNKKSENKEETKKGDNPEGDQAKGGWFQSLAGQVGDKFNTLMDAVETSMGAPTPEELAEMKRKSKDGSEAPENTAMDRENPEEIEQEGKKEKQENKKKEEKVANPDGGDQGNWFSSWGVSSLTSVVQNTTSMVHNTSNALVTGSLDVLETIGKKTFDVIKDHDPGLRKTKEVLFHRGDKPNLSQILRDAKEDSAKQMEKDKESEEAQKAHFGFMFDEYQGLAHLEALEILANQCEKKVQTLLTSMPEDTLADIKSDLIMIKQVFERNEEDEEDDPEDQDFVKLVTDNMSSLSLGTDPGKLNRTQEKIRQSITQFSTKEEDDDEPVEPKAVHRIAIQSLAELTSKSVEQFHKAGELILLNQPTDKQCLERATSLSNLTNVLCTEVGILSVKFTSVLNTLAEGKEDSSDINTLVTNVYLEAGNSSTYIQDAFQLLLPCLQEVTIQAALEQKS from the exons ATGTCTGACTCTGAGGATGAGTTTGCTAGTGCGGATGAAGGAGATGGTTTGTCAGAAAACACAAAGTCAACTGGAAAAGAAAAAAGTTCACATTCAACATCAAAAGCTGCCAAAAAGGACGAAAAAGCTACAGAGAAAAGTGCCAAGGAAGGAACAGACAGCAAGAAAGGTGCAACTGGTAAAGAatcacagaaaacaaaacaaaagacaaatgTGAATAAAAGTAAACCTGATGCTGGAAAGCAAACAACGTTAACAGCATCAACAAAATCCAcagacaaaaagaaaacaacagatAAATCTCAAACTTCAAAGTCAACAGCTAAAGGTTCTAGTTTACCcacaaaaggaaaaaagaaGCAATCAGGAGATTCCTCATCAACAATGAGTCCAAGTGATAAAGCAGAAGATGTTAAAAGTGATAAACCTGAAGACTTAACTACTGAGTCAAATGTTGAAACATTGGCACAGACAAGTGAGTCAGGGGAGACAAGTATCCCCAAACCAACGGAAGAAACTGTTCCAGTGGAAACAACTTCCCAACAAATAAACACAGAAACTGCTAAAGACACAACAGATACGAAACAGAAAATAGATAATATTCCTTCCAAACAGTCAGAGGAATCAAGTACACAAACAAAGGCTGAAGAGAAAAAACAA TCGTCCAGTGGATGGAGTTCCTGGGGTAACTGGGGATCATCCCTGATGACTGTGGCTTCACATTCAGTGTCCACCTTCACCAGCCAAGTTG GAGACGGGTTCAACACACTGGTTGATGCAGTAGAGACCAGTATGGGGGCACCTACCCCAGAGGAGCTGGAGGAAATGAAGAGGAAATCAAGGGACGAAACACTGGCTCCAGAAAACACTACAATGGATAGAGAAA GCTTAGAGGAAGATGAGGAGGGAAATAAAAAGTCTGAAAATAAGGAGGAGACAaagaagggagataatcctgAAGGGGATCAGGCTAAAGGTGGCTGGTTCCAGTCTCTAGCAGGTCAAGTGG GAGATAAGTTTAATACGTTGATGGATGCAGTAGAGACCAGTATGGGGGCACCTACCCCAGAGGAGCTGGCTGAAATGAAGAGGAAATCAAAGGATGGATCTGAGGCACCAGAAAACACTGCAATGGACAGAGAAA ATCCAGAAGAAATTGAACAAgagggaaaaaaagaaaagcaagagaataaaaagaaagaagaaaaagtGGCGAACCCTGATGGAGGAGACCAGGGTAATTGGTTTTCATCCTGGGGTGTGTCCAGCTTGACCTCGGTCGTACAGAATACCACCAGCATGGTACATAACACA AGTAATGCCTTGGTAACAGGAAGTTTGGATGTCCTGGAAACCATCGGTAAAAAGACATTTGATGTCATCAAAGATCATGATCCTGGACTTCGAAAGACAAAGGAAGTGTTGTTTCACAGGGGAGATAAGCCTAATCTGTCCCAGATTCTCCGAGATGCAAAGGAAGATTCAGCCAAGCAAATGGAAAAGGATAAAGAATCGGAAGAGGCACAGAAGGCCCACTTTGGATTTATGTTTGATGAATATCAAG GGCTGGCCCACTTGGAGGCATTGGAAATCCTAGCCAATCAATGTGAGAAGAAGGTTCAAACATTACTGACGTCCATGCCTGAGGACACACTCGCAGACATCAAGTCTGATCTCATCATGATCAAACAGGTGTTTGAGAGGAATGAAGAGGATGAGGAAGATG ATCCAGAGGATCAGGATTTTGTAAAGTTGGTCACAGATAATATGTCAAGTCTCAGCCTTGGTACTGACCCTGGTAAACTGAATAGG ACTCAGGAAAAGATCCGTCAGAGTATCACACAGTTTTCTACAAAAGAGGAAGATGACGATGAGCCTGTAGAGCCTAAG GCTGTCCACCGAATAGCTATACAGTCACTCGCTGAACTGACATCAAAGTCTGTGGAACAGTTTCACAAAGCAGGGGAGTTAATCCTGTTAAACCAACCTACAGACAAACAGTGTCTGGAGCGAGCCACCAGTCTATCTAA TCTGACCAATGTGTTGTGTACTGAGGTGGGGATATTGTCTGTAAAGTTTACCTCTGTTCTCAACACCCTGGCT GAGGGCAAGGAGGACAGCAGTGATATCAATACTCTGGTTACTAACGTCTATCTCGAG GCGGGAAACAGTAGCACCTATATACAGGATGCTTTCCAGTTACTGCTGCCTTGTCTTCAGGAGGTCACCATACAGGCTGCCTTAGAGCAGAAATCATAA